From a single Plutella xylostella chromosome 5, ilPluXylo3.1, whole genome shotgun sequence genomic region:
- the LOC125491422 gene encoding E3 ubiquitin-protein ligase CCNB1IP1-like, which yields MTLDMVCNFRKCRRSLSSQAWVTTCSHAFCVEHGKREFKRNAENSLTCPACGNELRDKFDVIQADLHPNETFKSIVLAGMKPDTIMDIAMRAMSFWSYQVEQETLYQESLAKHTREKLQCLEEIHTLNLQKLKAELETCKRKIATMQTEYNKKRKQADELTSALEEKSRKLQKLTFQLEAQKRKGIHVPEEFESSNKNQSKCMDVSDLVGQRAVSEAFVFRPAKDTNAETHAICSPPRTPLFDFRRKKPHHQPNFQFRPLSS from the coding sequence ATGACTTTAGACATGGTGTGTAATTTCCGCAAATGCCGAAGATCACTATCAAGTCAAGCTTGGGTAACAACATGCTCCCATGCTTTTTGTGTTGAACACGGCAAAAGAGAATTCAAGAGAAATGCTGAAAATTCACTAACTTGTCCGGCTTGCGGTAATGAGCTCCGAGATAAGTTTGATGTTATTCAAGCAGATCTGCATCCCAATGAAACCTTTAAATCCATTGTACTAGCGGGAATGAAACCAGATACAATCATGGATATAGCAATGAGGGCCATGTCATTCTGGTCTTATCAAGTGGAACAGGAAACATTATACCAGGAAAGCTTGGCAAAACACACTAGAGAGAAGTTGCAATGTTTGGAAGAGATTCACACACTAAACTTGCAAAAGTTAAAGGCTGAGTTAGAAACGTGCAAACGCAAAATTGCCACCATGCAAACTGAATACAACAAAAAGAGGAAACAGGCTGATGAACTAACTTCAGCTTTAGAAGAAAAATCCAGGAAGTTACAAAAATTAACATTCCAGCTGGAAGCACAGAAAAGAAAAGGGATTCATGTGCCAGAAGAATTTGAGAGCTCTAACAAAAATCAATCAAAGTGTATGGATGTTTCGGATTTAGTTGGGCAGAGAGCAGTATCTGAGGCCTTTGTGTTTAGACCTGCGAAGGATACGAATGCAGAAACTCATGCTATTTGCTCGCCTCCACGAACACCTTTATTCGATTTTCGACGTAAGAAACCTCATCATCAACCCAATTTCCAGTTTAGACCTTTGTCATCATAG
- the LOC119692420 gene encoding uncharacterized protein LOC119692420: MSFEKMEVVNPAEKEASEVLHSLLSVERRSVDSKEAIIVSIQQDSGEYGEGAQWHTPVMGQHSVFEMSGQQNMQQHNYNGHQEQVLWQGHTIQVENGENLQAMGGGNYMEFGANPNVDGEGGEMEIAEIKPKVEKKTVIKKKKKGGDSDSDDEVIDNKLEDNPTQVEDRLGRGCDCKDNCYRGLNPEAVYRHRLNIAELTKSEHDMYLMGITMASLANPAETSRHKVRRRLRACYVYQGRKVCLEAFLYLENVTHYQLKRIRQHVMTHGVAPRIHGNVGKKPYNTFTLDIYKHATNFLKEYLKQHASSPKDVQPSGEQGKKNNSKAVYIQGDSRKHLFEAYKEYGEILEPGVKLMGYSTFRQFMKDQFPQVKFCTKKTEPPKELVPFRSGKCMSYDKNKDPVRIQQEKEKADAKKAAMDAKKKQEEQEQREQQAQHQAQQQQQQQQQQQQQQQQQQQQQVQVQVQHQQMQSQPHVVIHQQQQQPQQMQQQMLVPQVSQHQQVLQQGAHLQPLGVAEGEQPVEMAQQVIPLAVVQQPQQAYIVTPVSHFQTRVQGTWYRH, from the exons ATGTCGTTTGAGAAGATGGAGGTGGTGAATCCTGCGGAGAAGGAGGCGAGTGAGGTGCTGCACTCGCTGCTGTCGGTGGAGCGGCGGAGCGTGGACAGCAAGGAGGCCATCATCGTGTCCATCCAGCAGGACAGCGGCGAGTACGGCGAGGGCGCGCAGTGGCACACGCCCGTCATGGGGCAGCACTCCGTGTTTGAGATGTCCGGCCAGCAGAATATGCAGCAGCATAACTACAATGGCCATCAGGAGCAG GTGCTATGGCAAGGGCATACAATACAAGTTGAGAATGGTGAGAACCTGCAAGCAATGGGTGGCGGTAATTACATGGAGTTTGGAGCCAATCCTAATGTGGACGGGGAGGGTGGAGAGATGGAAATTGCCGAGATAAAACCCAAGGTGGAGAAGAAGACTGtcattaaaaagaaaaagaaaggaGGAGACTCGGACAGTGATGATGAAGTCATTGATAATAAACTGGAGGATAATCCAACTCAG gTGGAAGACAGACTTGGCAGGGGTTGTGACTGCAAGGACAACTGCTACCGCGGGTTGAATCCGGAGGCAGTGTACCGCCACCGCCTCAACATCGCGGAGCTGACAAAGAGTGAGCACGACATGTATCTGATGGGCATCACCATGGCCAGCCTGGCCAACCCGGCCGAGACCTCGCGCCACAAGGTCAGGAGGAGACTCAGAGCTTGCTATGTCTACCAGGGCAGAAAGGTTTGTCTTGAAGCATTTTTGTATCTCGAAAATGTTACCCACTATCAACTGAAACGTATCAGGCAGCACGTGATGACGCACGGCGTGGCCCCGCGCATCCACGGGAACGTCGGCAAGAAGCCCTACAACACGTTCACGCTCGACATCTACAAGCACGCCACCAACTTCTTAAAGGAGTACCTCAAGCAGCACGCGAGCTCACCAAAGGATGTTCAGCCGTCCGGCGAACAAGGCAAAAAGAACAACAGCAAAGCAGTGTACATCCAAGGTGACTCTCGGAAACACTTGTTTGAGGCATACAAGGAGTATGGGGAAATTCTGGAGCCCGGAGTGAAATTGATGGGCTACTCCACCTTCAGGCAGTTCATGAAGGATCAGTTCCCGCAGGTCAAGTTCTGCACCAAAAAGACTGAGCCGCCGAAGGAGTTGGTGCCGTTCCGCAGCGGCAAGTGCATGAGCTACGACAAGAACAAGGACCCCGTGCGGATCCAGCAGGAGAAGGAGAAGGCGGACGCCAAGAAGGCCGCCATGGACGCCAAGAAGAAGCAGGAGGAGCAGGAGCAGCGCGAGCAGCAGGCGCAGCACCAGGCGCAGCAGCAACagcagcaacaacaacaacaacagcagcaacagcaacaacaacagcaGCAGCAAGTGCAGGTGCAGGTGCAGCACCAGCAGATGCAGTCGCAGCCGCACGTGGTGATCcaccagcagcagcagcagccgcAGCAGATGCAGCAGCAGATGCTGGTGCCGCAGGTGTCCCAGCACCAGCAGGTGCTGCAGCAGGGCGCGCACCTGCAGCCGCTGGGCGTGGCCGAGGGCGAGCAGCCCGTGGAGATGGCGCAGCAGGTCATCCCGCTGGCGGTGGTGCAGCAGCCGCAGCAGGCCTACATCGTCACCCCCGTGTCGCACTTCCAGACGCGCGTGCAGGGCACCTGGTACCGGCATTGA